A single Bifidobacterium scardovii JCM 12489 = DSM 13734 DNA region contains:
- a CDS encoding Abi family protein: MKPAKNIDEMIRIMHSRGLIITDEDRLRRMLYNDNYYRLSGYFRVFQNDLADGDNTFKAGTTDNDFIEPYLSDSGLRSVVLRGTAKVELVVRSRFAYLVAQNGGAYSYKDLDSYQPVKNRKGDELRVFLLGNMSKWMDMSKEVCIRHYRKSGEPVPIWAAMETMPFDTVSRMLSLHNDTKALRELYRSLGVRTNLRTSSEIIHAMVYSTQPVLAPLSPVASGNGHRPARDARHERGIPRVRIRAKISGTGIAGTHVPGGQDRRQQLVFAGGRRVPEHGCAIPRRHRAPAALGVSRVTMAKSSAPVLPQRVRRFAGRLSP, from the coding sequence ATGAAACCAGCCAAGAACATCGACGAGATGATCCGCATCATGCACTCGCGCGGTCTCATCATCACGGACGAGGACCGTTTGCGCCGCATGCTGTACAACGACAATTACTACCGGCTTTCCGGATACTTTCGAGTCTTCCAGAATGACCTCGCCGACGGCGACAATACATTCAAGGCCGGCACCACGGACAACGACTTCATCGAACCGTACCTATCGGACTCCGGCCTGCGATCTGTGGTGTTGCGAGGAACCGCGAAGGTCGAACTCGTGGTCAGATCGCGGTTCGCGTATCTAGTGGCCCAGAACGGCGGCGCGTACTCCTATAAAGATCTCGACTCATACCAGCCGGTTAAGAACCGTAAAGGCGACGAGCTACGTGTATTCCTGCTCGGTAACATGAGCAAATGGATGGACATGTCCAAGGAAGTGTGCATCCGCCACTACCGGAAGAGCGGGGAACCGGTTCCGATTTGGGCGGCGATGGAGACCATGCCGTTCGACACCGTATCCCGCATGCTGAGCCTGCATAACGATACCAAGGCTCTGCGTGAACTGTACCGTTCTCTGGGAGTGCGGACGAACCTGCGCACCTCCTCGGAAATCATCCACGCGATGGTGTATTCTACGCAACCTGTGCTCGCACCACTCTCGCCTGTGGCATCGGGAAATGGTCATCGTCCCGCCCGTGACGCACGACATGAGAGGGGAATACCCCGCGTTCGCATACGAGCAAAAATCAGTGGGACAGGCATTGCTGGCACTCATGTACCTGGTGGACAGGATCGACGGCAACAACTTGTATTCGCGGGAGGTCGACGCGTTCCTGAACACGGATGCGCGATACCGCGACGGCATCGCGCACCCGCTGCACTGGGAGTGAGCCGGGTAACCATGGCAAAGTCGTCGGCACCGGTCCTACCTCAACGCGTCAGGCGTTTTGCAGGCCGCCTGTCTCCGTGA
- the ychF gene encoding redox-regulated ATPase YchF, whose translation MSLTIGIVGLPNVGKSTMFNALTRNNVLAENYPFATIEPNTGIVPLPDHRLPVLAELVHTEKIVPATVTFVDIAGIVKGASEGEGLGNKFLANIREADAICEVVRAFEDDDIVHVNGKVDPADDIDTINTELILADMQTIENALPKLEKDLRGRKIEPAYLDAVKKAQKILEAGETIDHAAAAGKIDKAYIYDLHLMTAKPFIYVFNVDDNELANKELQAKLAASVAPAPAVFLNAQFEADLTDLDEADAREMLEDSGLSESGLDQLARVGFDILGLQTFLTAGVKEVRAWQIHKGWTAPQAAGVIHTDFEKGFIKADIVSYDDFVAAEGSMVKIKEEGKLRQEGRDYVMQDGDIVEFKFNVSK comes from the coding sequence ATGTCTCTAACTATCGGAATCGTCGGTTTGCCCAACGTCGGCAAATCCACCATGTTCAATGCGCTGACCCGCAACAACGTGCTGGCGGAGAACTACCCGTTCGCCACCATCGAGCCGAACACGGGCATCGTCCCGCTGCCCGACCACCGCCTGCCGGTGCTCGCCGAGCTCGTGCACACCGAGAAGATCGTGCCCGCGACCGTCACCTTCGTCGACATCGCCGGCATCGTCAAGGGCGCCTCCGAGGGCGAGGGCCTGGGCAACAAGTTCCTGGCGAACATCCGCGAGGCCGACGCGATCTGCGAGGTCGTGCGCGCGTTCGAGGACGACGACATCGTCCACGTCAACGGCAAGGTCGATCCGGCCGACGACATCGACACCATCAACACCGAGCTGATCCTCGCCGACATGCAGACCATCGAGAACGCGCTGCCGAAGCTCGAGAAGGACCTGCGCGGGCGCAAGATCGAGCCGGCGTACCTGGACGCGGTCAAGAAGGCCCAGAAGATCCTCGAGGCCGGCGAGACCATCGACCACGCCGCCGCGGCCGGCAAGATCGATAAGGCCTACATCTACGACCTGCACCTGATGACCGCCAAGCCGTTCATCTACGTGTTCAACGTGGACGACAACGAGCTGGCCAACAAGGAGCTGCAGGCCAAGCTCGCCGCCTCCGTGGCGCCGGCCCCGGCCGTGTTCCTCAACGCCCAGTTCGAGGCCGACCTGACCGATCTCGACGAGGCCGACGCCCGCGAGATGCTCGAGGACTCCGGCCTGAGCGAGTCCGGCCTGGACCAGCTGGCCCGCGTCGGCTTCGACATCCTCGGCCTGCAGACCTTCCTGACCGCCGGCGTCAAGGAGGTGCGCGCCTGGCAGATCCACAAGGGCTGGACCGCCCCGCAGGCCGCCGGCGTGATCCACACCGATTTCGAGAAGGGCTTCATCAAGGCCGACATCGTCTCCTACGACGATTTCGTCGCCGCCGAGGGCTCCATGGTCAAGATCAAGGAGGAAGGCAAGCTGCGCCAGGAAGGCCGCGACTACGTCATGCAGGACGGCGATATCGTGGAGTTTAAATTTAACGTCTCCAAATAG